Proteins encoded by one window of Chloroflexota bacterium:
- the thiL gene encoding thiamine-phosphate kinase, translated as MAIILPMKVSELGEFGLIELLSGIVPQGGREHKVVAGIGDDAAAWRGDGFTVLATTDALVQGVHFMADSPWWELGWKAVAVNLSDIAAMGGVPRYALVALSLPADTEVDNVVQLYRGMAELANQFNVAIVGGNTTSAPVVMITMTVIGQAQSEGMLTRSAAVPGDLIAVTGYLGSSVGGLMMLTHNLRFAPETADFLRKAYLQPQPRVVQGQLLVRQGVRAGMDISDGLIADLGHLCKASRVGAIVRAGQIPIHPTVRAAFPEDSINFALTGGEDYELLFAANKETIDNVGNSPEADCPVTVIGEIISGSGISLLGKDGKPSRVDKKGWDHFKKGG; from the coding sequence TTGGCTATAATCTTGCCGATGAAGGTCTCTGAACTCGGTGAATTTGGACTGATTGAGCTTCTTTCGGGGATAGTTCCTCAGGGCGGCAGAGAGCACAAGGTTGTGGCAGGCATTGGTGATGATGCTGCAGCCTGGCGGGGCGATGGTTTCACTGTGCTGGCGACTACCGATGCGCTGGTCCAAGGGGTGCACTTTATGGCGGATAGCCCCTGGTGGGAGCTGGGCTGGAAGGCGGTTGCGGTGAACCTGAGTGATATTGCTGCTATGGGCGGTGTGCCACGGTATGCTCTGGTGGCGCTTTCCCTGCCAGCAGATACTGAGGTGGATAACGTGGTCCAACTTTACCGGGGTATGGCGGAGTTGGCGAACCAATTCAACGTGGCCATTGTGGGTGGGAATACTACCAGTGCGCCAGTGGTGATGATCACTATGACGGTGATAGGCCAGGCCCAGAGCGAGGGTATGCTGACCAGGTCGGCGGCAGTGCCAGGTGACCTGATAGCTGTCACGGGCTACCTGGGGTCTTCGGTGGGGGGGTTGATGATGCTAACCCACAATCTCCGGTTCGCTCCGGAAACCGCTGACTTTCTGAGGAAGGCCTATCTTCAACCACAGCCGAGGGTTGTTCAAGGGCAGCTCTTAGTAAGACAAGGGGTGCGGGCGGGTATGGATATCAGCGACGGATTGATAGCTGACCTTGGTCATCTGTGCAAAGCGAGCAGGGTTGGTGCCATCGTGAGGGCGGGCCAGATCCCCATCCACCCCACGGTGAGGGCAGCTTTCCCGGAAGACTCCATTAATTTCGCTTTGACTGGTGGTGAAGACTACGAGCTCTTGTTTGCAGCCAATAAAGAGACTATCGACAATGTGGGGAATTCGCCTGAGGCCGACTGTCCTGTGACCGTGATTGGTGAGATAATCAGCGGATCGGGGATATCTTTGTTGGGAAAGGATGGGAAGCCTTCCCGTGTCGATAAAAAGGGGTGGGACCATTTCAAGAAAGGGGGCTAG